Proteins encoded by one window of Candidatus Pelagibacter giovannonii:
- a CDS encoding TolC family protein — MKKIIILLALFLITACVRSPQPISLFETEEKAFKDISNIEEIKKNNKAWEENLEIDLYTAIALAIKNNKELKIKLLENALANRQIDKIKFEMLPSLAANAGYSGSDKYRTTTSANVSNADTAGVMGTTYTTSSEKSIANQDIGFTWNALDFGLSYIKAGQSNNRYLISDEAEKKATHNIVREVIRTYWNSLSAEKLIKKYDPLLTKVDSALNDSQKIEELLLTKPMDALLYQKELLDIQRALQTQKQIFIDAKIQLGTLMGLLPNQKFKIVDTNEPLTILDMSLKGMEEHALIHRPELIENHYEERISVQQAKAGIVSLLPGLNFNAAWTSSSNDYLMNKNNFEYGSTLGANLLNVFSYPKIKEINETNLRIIKEQRLALSMAVLSQVHLSNINYQMALEEYATADRYYDVSQKITAQVKNAQKIAKFGNLELIREEASLLVAELRYDIAYTKLQHAIGQIYTSVGLDVTEDNVKGYDTAYGQIYNSIGSDVTEDNVKELGFKQYNVKELGVKQYAEIIKNNFKSNGKRYYASVQTPINKQNPVIKKNEGKNSSQFTFKTNTFKLDGFGNTNYEAYLANGDELPFWITFLPSQRTFIINELDKNEIESLDIKVTAKNIHNRINNTFTLLISPEMRTARLAKEKEVAKQIKIAKKLKEKKLKKLPKKTKLVKKNNKKIKRLNKEYTKKIKMNISTKMKLMIKEKIN, encoded by the coding sequence ATGAAAAAAATTATTATTTTATTAGCCTTATTTTTAATTACTGCATGTGTGCGTAGTCCCCAGCCTATTAGTTTATTCGAAACAGAAGAAAAGGCGTTTAAAGATATCAGCAACATTGAAGAGATTAAAAAAAATAACAAAGCTTGGGAGGAAAACCTTGAGATTGATTTATACACTGCAATAGCTTTGGCTATTAAAAATAATAAAGAATTAAAAATAAAATTATTAGAAAATGCATTAGCCAATAGGCAAATTGATAAAATAAAATTTGAAATGCTTCCTTCTCTTGCTGCTAATGCTGGTTATTCTGGCAGTGATAAATATAGAACTACAACAAGTGCTAACGTTTCAAATGCAGATACAGCTGGTGTAATGGGCACAACATACACTACTTCAAGTGAGAAAAGTATAGCAAACCAAGATATTGGCTTTACCTGGAATGCTTTAGATTTTGGCTTATCTTATATTAAAGCAGGTCAAAGTAATAATAGATACTTGATCTCCGATGAAGCTGAAAAAAAAGCTACACACAATATAGTTAGAGAGGTAATTAGAACTTACTGGAATTCTTTATCTGCAGAAAAATTAATTAAAAAATATGACCCTTTATTAACAAAGGTAGATTCAGCTTTAAACGACTCACAAAAGATTGAAGAATTATTATTAACCAAACCTATGGATGCCTTATTATATCAAAAAGAATTACTTGATATTCAAAGAGCACTTCAAACACAAAAGCAAATTTTTATAGATGCTAAAATTCAATTAGGAACTTTAATGGGTCTGCTACCTAATCAAAAATTTAAAATTGTAGATACTAACGAACCATTAACTATTTTAGATATGAGCTTAAAAGGTATGGAAGAGCACGCCCTAATCCATAGACCTGAATTAATCGAAAATCATTATGAGGAAAGAATATCTGTACAGCAAGCAAAAGCAGGAATAGTTTCTTTATTACCAGGATTAAATTTCAATGCTGCGTGGACATCCTCTTCTAATGACTATTTAATGAATAAAAATAATTTCGAATATGGCTCAACTCTTGGGGCTAACTTATTAAATGTTTTTTCTTACCCAAAAATAAAAGAAATTAATGAAACAAATCTTCGAATTATAAAAGAACAAAGGTTAGCCTTGTCGATGGCTGTATTATCTCAAGTTCATTTATCAAATATTAACTACCAAATGGCCCTGGAAGAATACGCAACTGCTGATCGATATTATGATGTTTCACAAAAAATTACAGCTCAAGTTAAAAATGCACAAAAAATTGCAAAATTTGGAAATCTTGAATTAATTAGAGAAGAAGCAAGTCTATTAGTTGCCGAACTAAGGTATGATATTGCTTATACAAAACTACAACATGCTATTGGTCAAATTTACACTTCAGTTGGATTAGATGTAACAGAAGATAATGTAAAAGGGTATGACACTGCTTATGGTCAAATCTACAATTCAATTGGATCAGATGTAACAGAAGATAATGTAAAAGAATTAGGTTTTAAGCAATATAATGTAAAAGAATTAGGTGTTAAGCAATATGCAGAAATTATTAAAAATAATTTTAAATCAAATGGAAAAAGATATTATGCAAGTGTTCAAACACCAATTAATAAACAAAATCCAGTTATAAAGAAAAATGAAGGTAAAAATTCAAGTCAATTTACCTTCAAAACCAACACTTTTAAATTGGATGGTTTTGGAAATACAAACTACGAGGCATATCTTGCTAATGGAGATGAATTGCCATTTTGGATAACATTTTTACCATCTCAAAGAACATTTATAATTAATGAATTAGATAAAAACGAAATAGAATCTTTGGATATAAAGGTTACAGCAAAAAATATACACAACAGAATTAATAACACCTTTACTTTATTAATAAGTCCAGAAATGAGAACGGCAAGATTAGCAAAAGAAAAAGAGGTCGCAAA